From Clavelina lepadiformis chromosome 9, kaClaLepa1.1, whole genome shotgun sequence, the proteins below share one genomic window:
- the LOC143471188 gene encoding uncharacterized protein LOC143471188, which yields MTIPCETRERKCDVAQCEEAASVRYASCHHQVCIAHEDPTFEACVVCSAPQPLLEDPELLDSSSSELSEHDEDDPADVSLPGNDDDVNNAVEIDDVIEHQPPNVRVAIQSFIALTEDLQVGQPLDDTIDEERKDGARFPQQSPEEEEN from the exons ATGACGATACCTTGCGAAACACGAGAAag AAAATGCGACGTCGCACAATGCGAAGAGGCAGCAAGCGTGAGGTACGCGTCATGTCACCACCAGGTGTGCATTGCTCACGAAGATCCAACTTTCGAAGCTTGTGTCGTCTGCTCCGCTCCTCAACCTTTGCTCGAGGATCCAGAACTACTTGACTCCTCCTCCTCTGAGCTCAGTGAGCACGATGAAGATGATCCGGCCGACGTGTCGTTGCCCGGAAACGACGATGACGTTAATAACGCTGTAGAAATCGATGACGTAATTGAGCATCAACCTCCAAACGTCCGCGTGGCGATTCAAAGCTTCATTGCGTTGACAGAAGACTTGCAAGTTGGTCAGCCATTAGACGACACAATCGACGAAGAAAGGAAAGACGGTGCTCGTTTTCCACAGCAATCTCCCGAAGAGgaagaaaactaa